One genomic segment of Methanobacterium spitsbergense includes these proteins:
- a CDS encoding pyridoxal phosphate-dependent aminotransferase yields the protein MVIVMEPSKRVQSINLSEIRKMFEMAGEDSINLGLGEPDFNTPKHIIEAASNAMREGFTHYTSNMGILELREAITHKFKVDNGINTSPESVLVTVGASEAIYMCMQALVNPGDEVLIPDPGFLSYNACVSLAGGIPRGIPLNMENDLRMIAEDVNERITKKTKAIMLNSPSNPTGSVMKKEDIKAISEIADDNGIYLISDEVYEKIVYNNVHHSPGKFCENAITINGFSKSYAMTGFRIGYVTANLEITEELLKIHQYTTACASSMVQKAALAALEGPQNNISEMVSEFKRRRDLVVNRLNGMGIECSSPHGAFYIFPKINNPEAFVKAGLKKGVVMVQGKAFGAHGKDHVRLSYATSYNQLEDAMDRLESINYKF from the coding sequence ATGGTAATTGTTATGGAACCCTCAAAACGTGTACAATCAATAAACCTTTCAGAAATAAGAAAGATGTTCGAAATGGCCGGTGAAGATTCAATAAACCTTGGACTTGGAGAACCGGACTTCAATACCCCAAAACATATAATAGAAGCAGCTTCAAATGCCATGAGAGAAGGATTCACCCATTACACATCAAATATGGGGATATTAGAATTAAGAGAAGCAATAACCCACAAATTTAAAGTTGATAATGGGATTAACACTTCTCCCGAATCTGTGCTAGTTACTGTAGGTGCTAGTGAAGCCATTTACATGTGCATGCAGGCATTAGTAAACCCTGGAGATGAAGTTCTAATACCTGATCCTGGATTTCTGTCATACAATGCATGTGTAAGTCTTGCTGGAGGCATACCTCGAGGAATTCCACTCAATATGGAAAATGATCTTCGAATGATTGCAGAGGATGTTAATGAAAGAATCACAAAGAAAACCAAGGCCATTATGTTGAATTCTCCTTCAAATCCAACTGGAAGTGTAATGAAAAAAGAGGACATTAAGGCAATTTCAGAAATTGCCGATGATAATGGCATTTATCTAATTTCTGATGAAGTTTATGAAAAGATTGTCTACAACAATGTTCACCATAGTCCAGGCAAATTTTGTGAAAACGCTATAACAATTAATGGATTTTCAAAATCATATGCAATGACAGGTTTTAGAATAGGTTATGTTACAGCCAATTTAGAAATAACAGAAGAACTTTTAAAGATTCATCAGTATACAACTGCTTGTGCAAGTTCAATGGTACAGAAAGCAGCATTAGCTGCTCTTGAAGGCCCCCAAAATAATATTTCAGAAATGGTATCTGAGTTCAAAAGAAGAAGGGACCTGGTTGTTAATAGATTAAATGGAATGGGAATTGAATGTTCATCACCCCATGGTGCTTTTTATATTTTTCCAAAAATTAACAATCCAGAAGCATTTGTTAAAGCTGGCCTGAAAAAAGGTGTTGTAATGGTTCAGGGCAAAGCATTTGGAGCTCATGGAAAAGATCATGTAAGGCTATCCTATGCAACATCATACAACCAATTAGAAGATGCAATGGACAGGTTAGAATCAATAAATTATAAATTTTAG
- a CDS encoding amino acid permease — MGLYDVVSLVIGTIVGADIYIAASFGAGLLGPFSVVAWVIAGVMAIIIALCFAECSSRVPQVGGPYAYAKRAFGDFTGFLTGWSLLIASWSAIAVFPLAFVAYLDFFIPHMSQTLQIIIKFLFVLFLTIVNYFGVRQAGRANDILTILKIAPILILTFAGIAYFIIKPSLLVANFTPIAPLGFSGLGSAIVLIFWAYVGFELVTVPSDEIINSKRTIPLAIGIGMGVIALFYILTNFVILGLVPWFELSTSTAPLALAGYALVGAIGAGFLTLGALLSISGSDEAGILSSARIPYAMAADGLLPRVLAKVHPKYGTPYVALIAQSIVTLIAAIFGTIDKLIILSVFTLLFCYLLTCISVFPLRKKFTEGIKLPWIIPVLGVIISIYIMTQCAPSQIIIGSALIILGIPVYVIFAPRTEIKTARRDLRLGEDYVSQTIERDEIFLAKFINQVNELIKRTRNRFS; from the coding sequence TTGGGTCTATATGATGTTGTCAGTCTTGTAATTGGTACAATTGTTGGTGCAGACATATATATTGCAGCCTCATTTGGAGCAGGTTTACTTGGCCCATTTTCGGTAGTTGCTTGGGTAATAGCAGGAGTTATGGCCATAATAATAGCTTTATGCTTTGCCGAATGTTCATCAAGAGTACCTCAAGTAGGAGGGCCCTATGCATATGCAAAAAGAGCATTTGGTGATTTTACAGGATTTTTAACAGGATGGTCCCTTTTAATAGCATCATGGAGTGCAATTGCAGTATTTCCACTAGCATTTGTAGCATACTTGGATTTCTTCATTCCTCACATGTCGCAGACTCTGCAAATTATTATTAAATTTCTTTTCGTTTTATTTCTAACAATTGTAAACTACTTTGGTGTTAGACAGGCAGGTAGAGCTAATGATATTTTAACGATTCTTAAAATAGCTCCTATACTTATTTTAACATTTGCGGGTATTGCATATTTCATAATTAAACCATCGTTACTTGTGGCCAATTTCACGCCCATAGCTCCTTTAGGGTTCAGTGGTCTTGGAAGTGCAATTGTACTTATATTCTGGGCATATGTTGGATTTGAATTGGTTACAGTTCCTTCTGATGAGATAATTAATTCAAAAAGAACAATTCCTCTTGCTATAGGTATTGGAATGGGAGTGATTGCGCTCTTCTATATTCTTACAAATTTTGTTATTTTAGGTTTAGTTCCATGGTTTGAACTTTCAACATCAACAGCACCATTGGCTTTAGCAGGTTATGCTCTTGTTGGGGCAATAGGTGCAGGTTTCTTAACTTTAGGTGCTCTTTTATCAATATCTGGTTCAGATGAGGCGGGAATATTATCTTCTGCAAGGATACCTTATGCAATGGCTGCTGATGGATTGCTTCCACGGGTTTTAGCCAAGGTTCATCCAAAATATGGTACGCCCTATGTTGCTTTGATTGCACAGAGCATAGTAACATTAATTGCAGCAATATTTGGCACTATTGATAAACTAATTATTCTCTCAGTGTTTACTCTATTATTCTGCTATCTTTTAACATGTATATCCGTATTTCCACTCAGAAAAAAATTCACAGAGGGCATTAAGCTTCCCTGGATAATTCCTGTACTGGGTGTTATTATCAGTATCTACATAATGACCCAGTGTGCGCCCAGTCAGATAATTATTGGAAGTGCATTAATTATTCTAGGAATTCCTGTATATGTTATATTTGCACCAAGAACAGAAATTAAAACGGCAAGAAGAGATTTAAGATTAGGTGAGGATTATGTGTCACAGACCATTGAGAGGGATGAAATATTCCTTGCAAAATTCATTAATCAAGTTAATGAATTGATAAAGAGAACAAGAAACAGATTCAGTTAG
- a CDS encoding radical SAM protein: MLLEHNAIIKDIRKVDLRFASCYPNLYRSAMSSLGFHIIYDFLNSREDIYCERVVYPHSKSLETGTVLKDFDIVSFSLQYEQDYINVLKMLKQGGIPLQKEDRNSKHPLIIAGGPCASSNPLPMSRFIDLFVVGEAEVILDNLLDVYLDLDNPKANLDAFLEIEGVYLPDHPVKMVTVPDLMDACHPIRQVVPETDEKEYIPAFGRAFLLEVSRGCTRGCRFCMAGCIYRPRREMPIKELLKIAERGGNATGLNKIALIGAAVSDHSKMEELCQGLHERGFQVTTPSLRIESVTDNLLEILKLSGLKTITIAPESIWKVRKAANKSITDELIKDTINTAFKHNLNVKLYFMLGLPTENQTDIECLGKYIKELIKMGKRKNQVRISVNPFIPKPHTPFQWEGFNLDELKFKIKYIDSHINLRSFKIENPKTAFIQYILSMGGRELGDLLERSLTEKVSIREWSKFAHKWDMNEELPWKNIDVGIKDEFLKKEYKKAINGNLTPWCEEFGCYNCGACNKQSN; this comes from the coding sequence ATGCTGCTTGAACACAATGCAATCATCAAGGACATTAGAAAGGTTGACCTGAGATTTGCATCATGCTATCCCAATCTTTACAGAAGCGCCATGTCATCTTTAGGATTTCATATAATATACGATTTTCTAAATTCTAGAGAAGATATTTATTGCGAGAGAGTGGTTTATCCCCATTCAAAAAGTCTTGAAACAGGTACAGTACTTAAAGACTTTGATATTGTAAGTTTTTCACTGCAATATGAGCAAGACTATATCAATGTACTGAAAATGTTGAAACAAGGAGGAATACCCCTTCAAAAAGAGGATAGAAACTCAAAACATCCACTTATTATTGCCGGTGGCCCATGTGCAAGTTCAAATCCTCTCCCTATGTCCAGATTCATTGATCTCTTTGTTGTTGGTGAGGCCGAAGTAATTTTAGATAATTTACTTGACGTTTACCTCGATTTAGATAATCCAAAAGCTAATTTAGATGCTTTTCTTGAAATAGAAGGAGTTTATCTTCCGGATCATCCTGTAAAAATGGTAACCGTACCAGATCTAATGGATGCTTGTCACCCTATCAGACAAGTAGTACCAGAAACAGATGAAAAAGAATATATCCCTGCTTTTGGACGTGCATTTCTTTTGGAAGTATCGCGAGGTTGTACAAGGGGCTGTAGATTCTGCATGGCAGGATGTATCTACAGACCCCGTAGAGAAATGCCAATTAAAGAGCTATTAAAAATAGCTGAAAGGGGAGGAAATGCAACAGGACTTAACAAAATTGCATTGATAGGTGCTGCAGTTTCAGATCATTCTAAAATGGAAGAACTGTGTCAAGGATTGCATGAAAGAGGTTTTCAAGTAACAACACCTTCTTTAAGGATTGAATCTGTAACAGATAATTTACTTGAAATATTAAAGTTAAGTGGCCTTAAAACCATTACAATTGCGCCTGAATCTATATGGAAAGTCAGGAAAGCAGCAAATAAATCAATAACCGATGAACTGATTAAGGATACTATCAATACCGCATTTAAACATAATCTTAATGTAAAACTCTACTTCATGCTTGGTCTTCCAACAGAAAATCAAACTGATATAGAATGCCTTGGCAAATATATTAAAGAATTGATCAAGATGGGAAAAAGAAAAAACCAGGTAAGGATCAGTGTAAATCCTTTTATCCCCAAACCACATACACCTTTCCAATGGGAAGGCTTCAATTTAGATGAACTTAAATTTAAAATAAAATATATCGATTCACATATTAATTTACGGTCATTTAAGATTGAAAACCCAAAAACTGCTTTTATTCAATATATTTTATCTATGGGTGGTCGAGAGCTAGGTGATTTACTCGAAAGATCTTTGACCGAAAAAGTTTCAATTAGGGAGTGGTCAAAATTCGCCCATAAATGGGATATGAACGAAGAACTTCCATGGAAAAATATCGATGTAGGAATCAAAGATGAATTCTTAAAAAAAGAGTATAAAAAAGCTATAAATGGTAATTTAACACCTTGGTGCGAAGAATTTGGATGTTACAACTGTGGTGCATGTAATAAACAATCTAACTGA
- a CDS encoding phosphopantetheine adenylyltransferase has translation MKENSYKKVAVGGTFDKFHYGHRRLMDIAFEIGDYVVIGVTSNTFGGVKGKIEPCNVRMSNLRGLLEKKHQNYDIQKLNDPYGTTISDESIDAIVVSEETEPTAFKINKIRKERGMKPLDIVTIGMVLAADGIPISSTRIRKGEIDKRGTIIRVTK, from the coding sequence ATGAAGGAAAACTCATACAAAAAGGTGGCGGTAGGGGGAACATTTGACAAGTTCCACTATGGGCACAGACGGCTTATGGATATTGCATTCGAAATTGGGGATTATGTGGTAATAGGGGTCACATCAAACACATTTGGTGGAGTTAAAGGTAAAATTGAACCATGTAATGTTCGTATGTCTAATCTCAGAGGTCTGCTTGAAAAGAAACACCAGAATTATGATATACAAAAATTAAACGATCCATATGGAACAACCATCTCAGATGAATCTATTGATGCCATAGTTGTAAGTGAAGAAACAGAACCAACAGCCTTTAAAATAAATAAAATAAGAAAAGAGAGAGGAATGAAACCTCTGGATATTGTTACAATTGGAATGGTTCTTGCAGCTGATGGTATACCAATTTCTTCGACAAGAATAAGAAAAGGGGAAATAGATAAAAGGGGAACCATAATTAGGGTAACTAAATAG
- the yjjX gene encoding inosine/xanthosine triphosphatase: MKVVVGSKNPVKIKATKNILEKIYSDIVVYSVDVDSGVPDQPFGLDETINGAINRAKNAFSVEFNLSVGIESGLMKTPNSLTGYIDLQWCAIFDGNKVTIGVSSGFEYPPEVVKEVLGGVEVGDVMDRITGVEDLGKKKGAVSHLSHDLLNRTENTEQCVLTAMIPRMNEDVYLIHDK; the protein is encoded by the coding sequence ATGAAAGTTGTTGTAGGATCAAAAAATCCTGTTAAAATTAAAGCCACTAAAAATATTTTAGAAAAAATATACAGTGATATTGTGGTTTATTCTGTTGATGTTGATTCAGGTGTACCGGACCAACCATTTGGGCTTGATGAGACTATTAACGGCGCTATTAACAGGGCAAAAAATGCTTTTTCAGTTGAATTTAATTTGAGCGTTGGTATCGAATCAGGTTTAATGAAGACGCCCAATTCTTTAACAGGCTATATTGATCTTCAGTGGTGTGCGATATTTGATGGGAACAAAGTAACCATAGGGGTGAGTTCGGGATTTGAATATCCTCCAGAAGTTGTAAAAGAGGTTCTGGGTGGTGTTGAAGTAGGTGATGTCATGGATAGAATCACTGGTGTTGAAGATCTTGGAAAAAAGAAGGGGGCAGTGAGTCATCTGTCACACGATCTATTGAACAGAACAGAAAATACTGAGCAATGCGTTTTAACTGCAATGATACCTAGAATGAATGAAGATGTATATTTGATTCACGATAAATAG
- a CDS encoding glycosyltransferase family 39 protein gives MGYVYSSTIFAVDGGIFIFGVIGMFLFLKLRFSSIESFLGGLLYSTFPVVLISLGFGFSDLVSVSFSIWALFFLVLGVENNRKFLYLAFPFAMFAFLSRYNSGLLIMPIFLYILINKDRIKFRDILIGIIVSVLTILPVLIFFYEKFGNILYPFINFGATSTGVNSETINIAYNTNQFYFIQRFYEFIGIQGCIILLIVVLGIFVLLSQRFFRKTNDKKIIYGFIKKIGANKVRLIVFCLVTLLFLISFVCTIYIVSELLFFILAYLFYDLSKNSNIKNLNIDIMVFVWVMAFFIFHSIFVMKTNRYFLTMVPSVAYFMVLGLSEISNRIKFNIRNRNITFKLITIILTTIILLSTATTIPQILQANSNINTLDNEIELSSQWFVGYDPEYRNKNIYSDLWPNYSWYLNTNVKMVPIYQTYKTLPNGNRVYSVNQADINAFNNYLINNNADYFFSDIPGLNLTTYSLIKQFDNIYIYQRKN, from the coding sequence TTGGGTTATGTTTATTCTAGTACCATTTTTGCTGTGGATGGTGGGATATTCATATTTGGTGTTATTGGGATGTTTTTATTTCTAAAGCTAAGATTTAGTAGTATTGAAAGTTTCTTAGGGGGATTGCTATATTCAACATTTCCAGTTGTTTTAATATCATTAGGATTTGGGTTTTCGGATTTGGTTAGTGTATCTTTTTCAATATGGGCATTATTTTTCCTAGTTTTAGGAGTTGAAAACAATAGAAAATTCTTATATTTAGCATTTCCATTTGCTATGTTTGCTTTCTTATCAAGATACAATTCAGGACTTTTAATAATGCCAATTTTCCTTTATATCCTAATAAATAAGGATAGAATAAAATTTAGGGATATTTTAATCGGAATAATTGTATCGGTTTTGACAATTCTTCCTGTATTAATATTCTTCTATGAAAAATTTGGAAACATATTATATCCATTTATAAATTTTGGGGCAACCTCTACAGGAGTAAATAGTGAAACAATAAATATTGCATATAATACTAACCAGTTTTATTTTATACAAAGGTTCTATGAATTTATAGGGATTCAAGGATGTATTATACTTTTAATAGTGGTTTTAGGTATTTTCGTATTATTATCTCAAAGATTTTTTAGAAAAACCAATGATAAAAAAATTATATATGGATTTATTAAGAAAATTGGGGCAAACAAAGTCAGATTGATAGTTTTTTGTCTTGTTACACTTCTCTTTTTGATTAGTTTTGTTTGTACCATCTATATTGTAAGTGAATTATTATTTTTTATTTTAGCGTATTTATTCTATGATCTAAGCAAAAATTCGAATATAAAAAATTTGAATATCGATATAATGGTTTTTGTGTGGGTTATGGCATTTTTTATTTTCCACAGTATTTTTGTGATGAAAACCAACAGATATTTTTTGACTATGGTTCCTTCTGTAGCTTATTTTATGGTACTAGGCTTAAGTGAAATCTCTAATAGGATAAAGTTTAATATCAGGAATAGAAATATAACATTTAAATTAATTACCATAATATTGACAACAATTATCCTTTTATCTACTGCAACCACAATCCCTCAGATATTACAAGCAAATAGTAATATAAACACGTTGGATAATGAAATTGAATTATCAAGTCAATGGTTTGTAGGTTATGATCCCGAATATAGAAATAAAAATATATATTCTGATTTGTGGCCAAATTACAGTTGGTATCTTAATACTAATGTAAAAATGGTGCCCATTTATCAGACTTATAAAACATTACCTAATGGCAATAGAGTTTATTCTGTAAATCAAGCAGATATTAATGCATTCAATAATTATTTAATTAATAATAATGCAGATTACTTTTTCAGTGATATTCCCGGACTTAATTTAACAACTTACTCATTGATTAAACAATTCGATAATATTTACATATACCAAAGGAAAAATTAG
- a CDS encoding glycosyltransferase family 39 protein yields the protein MNFEKLGGNITNKNNYFMDFIGKKRFISCIFLILLVIIVSIITYNRVLLQIDLGPISDSVDYFTNALVFAGQGIGYSDLIRPPFFSFITSIFVRMGYVSINTIFAVDGGLFIFGVIGMFMLLKIRFNDLESFLGGLLYATFPIILVVLGLGFSDLGSVSFTIWSFYFMILAIKNDSRWFYIAFPFAMLTFLTRYNNILLIFPIFLYILMNKDRINIKNLCIGIGASFLMIIPLLLFYYEKFGNIIYPFLNFGSTSTMVSVSAENASYDSNIFFFLQNFTGLVGPSGITVLFILLSGALLILIIKIIQKNKFKNNLVERFNSLNRKNKIELIFLIILLTIFLESFSKTFYMFSELLFFVLAYLFYDLTKNLNIKNMDIHLLFLLWFLVFFIFHSIFVIKDYRYFVLMVPPVVYFMILGLSEISNRLKFMIKDYNITFPLITILLTMIILLSSASELSLIMESNNDDKVANHDMELASQWLVNYDLEYKNKNIYSDLWPNFSWYLKTNVKPVPVFKDNQVYYGGVKDKNFTQMDSKAYNKYLEANNAEYYLSVRKGLNLTSYKPIKEFGFIIIYKKI from the coding sequence TTGAATTTCGAGAAATTAGGTGGTAATATAACTAATAAAAATAACTACTTCATGGATTTTATAGGAAAAAAACGATTCATTTCATGTATTTTCTTAATTTTATTGGTAATAATAGTTAGTATTATAACTTACAATAGAGTTTTATTACAAATTGATCTTGGACCTATTTCTGACAGTGTAGACTACTTCACAAATGCCCTTGTATTTGCAGGGCAGGGAATAGGATATTCTGACCTCATAAGGCCCCCTTTCTTTTCATTCATTACTTCAATATTTGTTAGAATGGGATACGTATCAATAAACACTATTTTTGCTGTAGATGGTGGATTATTTATTTTTGGTGTTATTGGGATGTTTATGCTTTTAAAAATCAGATTCAATGATCTTGAAAGTTTTTTAGGTGGCTTACTTTATGCAACATTTCCTATAATTTTAGTTGTTCTAGGGTTAGGGTTTTCAGACCTTGGAAGTGTATCATTTACAATTTGGAGTTTTTATTTCATGATTTTAGCAATTAAAAACGATTCTAGATGGTTTTATATAGCATTTCCCTTTGCTATGTTAACATTCTTGACTAGATACAATAATATACTTTTAATATTTCCCATTTTTCTTTACATCTTAATGAATAAAGATAGAATTAACATCAAAAATTTATGTATAGGAATCGGAGCTTCATTTTTAATGATCATTCCCTTACTCCTATTTTACTATGAAAAATTTGGTAATATAATTTATCCATTTCTAAATTTTGGATCAACTTCCACGATGGTTTCTGTTTCTGCAGAAAATGCTTCATATGATTCAAATATATTCTTCTTTTTACAAAACTTTACAGGCCTTGTAGGGCCCTCGGGTATTACTGTCCTGTTTATCCTTTTATCAGGTGCATTATTAATATTAATTATCAAAATTATACAGAAGAACAAATTTAAGAATAATTTAGTTGAGAGATTTAATTCATTAAATAGGAAAAATAAGATTGAGTTAATTTTCTTGATTATTCTCTTAACAATCTTTTTAGAAAGCTTTTCAAAGACTTTTTATATGTTTAGTGAATTATTATTCTTTGTTCTCGCCTACTTATTTTATGATCTAACAAAAAATTTGAATATCAAAAATATGGATATCCATTTATTGTTTTTGTTATGGTTTTTGGTATTTTTCATTTTCCACAGCATATTTGTGATAAAGGATTATAGATATTTCGTGCTTATGGTACCTCCTGTAGTTTATTTCATGATTTTAGGCTTAAGTGAAATTTCCAATAGATTAAAATTTATGATAAAAGATTACAATATTACATTTCCATTAATAACAATACTCTTGACAATGATAATTCTGTTATCATCAGCATCAGAATTATCTCTGATAATGGAATCAAATAATGATGATAAAGTTGCAAATCATGATATGGAATTAGCTAGCCAGTGGCTTGTTAATTATGATCTTGAATATAAAAATAAAAATATCTATTCGGATTTATGGCCCAATTTCAGCTGGTATCTTAAAACTAATGTGAAACCTGTACCTGTTTTTAAGGATAATCAAGTATATTATGGCGGGGTTAAAGATAAAAACTTCACCCAAATGGATAGCAAAGCTTATAATAAATATCTTGAGGCAAATAACGCAGAATATTATTTATCTGTTCGCAAAGGATTGAATTTAACTTCATACAAACCAATTAAAGAGTTTGGATTTATAATAATTTATAAAAAAATATAA
- a CDS encoding glycosyltransferase, producing MKICIVPTMFPKYKGDYYGSFVFDDAKELAKKGFEVHVVTQHNKGIPYEENMGGVHIHRFKWLEPGEFKALLHFKGFIDNLRLTTYLISLFFYLIWIVRKYNIDIIHAHSVIPTGFIGVIVSKIVRKPVFITVHGMDITNFENRPFYKRLITFSLINSIKTIAVSEYIAKKMISLGSNQENLIILRNAIDTNRFKPLRNSNLRKYYNINDKDVLILFVGYLDIFKGILELLEAFFELNEYNKNLKLMMVGNGPKENILKMKVLDQDLENSVIFTGKIPPVDIHNYYQSADIFVLPSYTDSGGPPLVIMEAMACGLPIIGTNIGGIPEGIEDGMNGFIIPPGNVDEMIKKLNILLKDESLRKKFGNSSLKKIYENSMIQEKKIDELINLYQEQIKNH from the coding sequence TTGAAAATATGTATAGTACCAACCATGTTTCCAAAATATAAAGGGGATTATTATGGTTCATTTGTATTTGATGATGCTAAAGAATTAGCAAAAAAAGGATTTGAAGTTCATGTTGTTACACAACACAACAAGGGTATACCATACGAAGAGAATATGGGAGGAGTTCATATTCATAGGTTTAAATGGCTTGAACCCGGAGAATTTAAGGCACTTTTACATTTTAAAGGATTTATTGATAATTTACGATTGACTACATATCTCATATCACTATTTTTTTATTTAATATGGATTGTTAGAAAGTATAATATAGATATTATTCATGCACACTCTGTGATTCCCACTGGATTTATCGGAGTTATTGTATCAAAAATTGTTAGAAAACCCGTTTTCATCACAGTACATGGAATGGATATAACTAATTTTGAAAATCGTCCGTTTTATAAGAGATTAATAACTTTTTCATTAATAAATTCCATTAAAACTATAGCTGTAAGTGAATATATTGCGAAAAAGATGATATCATTAGGATCTAACCAAGAAAATTTAATTATCTTAAGAAATGCTATAGATACAAACAGATTCAAACCATTAAGGAATTCAAATCTACGTAAATATTACAATATCAATGATAAAGATGTACTAATATTGTTTGTTGGATATTTAGATATTTTTAAGGGGATATTAGAATTATTAGAAGCATTTTTTGAATTAAACGAATATAATAAAAATCTGAAACTTATGATGGTTGGAAATGGGCCTAAAGAAAATATACTAAAAATGAAGGTACTCGATCAAGATTTAGAAAATTCAGTAATATTCACGGGGAAAATTCCGCCTGTTGATATTCATAATTACTACCAATCAGCAGATATATTTGTTCTCCCATCTTATACTGACTCTGGTGGACCTCCATTAGTAATTATGGAAGCAATGGCTTGTGGTTTACCTATTATTGGTACTAATATAGGAGGGATACCTGAAGGAATAGAAGATGGCATGAATGGATTCATTATACCTCCAGGAAATGTTGATGAAATGATTAAAAAATTAAATATTCTATTAAAAGATGAAAGTTTAAGGAAAAAGTTTGGAAATAGTTCTTTAAAAAAGATATATGAAAATTCAATGATACAAGAAAAAAAGATTGATGAATTAATTAATTTATACCAAGAACAAATTAAAAATCATTAG
- a CDS encoding glycosyltransferase family 2 protein, which produces MNIKKNVVIIILNWNGWQDTIECLESIYQNKYHNYNVIIVDNNSTDKSIDNIKKYCNGQLKTKSTFFSYNPINKPIKLIETKPNGYIEIEKNIKSSTKRLFLIKNENNDGFAEGNNIGITYALNNLDPDYVMLLNNDTIVDREFLVEMLKVSESNSEIGILGPKIYYYNDPNRIWFAKGKISWKFSRGLNIGYNEMDNGQYDKIAEVEYVSGCAFLIKKEVINRIGLLDKRFFLYFEEIDWTLRATKLGYKNVFVPKGKIWHKISKSGGGIKEKIGLYYITRNRWLFMKRWSKRSDFLFFIFYQILGAFLIPIFLSIYYKKPELFMAYYRGLYSGIVTITNDF; this is translated from the coding sequence ATGAATATTAAAAAAAATGTAGTAATTATAATCTTAAATTGGAATGGATGGCAAGATACAATTGAGTGCTTGGAATCCATTTATCAAAATAAGTATCATAATTATAATGTAATTATTGTGGATAATAATTCTACTGACAAATCAATAGATAATATAAAAAAATATTGTAACGGACAATTAAAAACAAAATCCACATTTTTTAGTTATAATCCAATTAATAAGCCTATAAAACTTATAGAAACTAAACCAAATGGATATATTGAAATAGAGAAGAATATTAAATCATCAACTAAAAGACTTTTTCTAATTAAAAATGAGAATAATGATGGATTTGCAGAGGGTAATAATATTGGAATTACTTATGCTCTAAATAACTTAGATCCTGATTATGTAATGCTTTTAAATAATGATACAATTGTGGATAGAGAATTTTTAGTAGAAATGTTAAAAGTTTCTGAAAGTAATAGTGAAATTGGGATTCTAGGACCAAAAATATATTATTACAATGATCCAAATCGAATTTGGTTTGCAAAAGGAAAAATATCCTGGAAGTTCAGTAGAGGTCTTAATATTGGTTATAATGAAATGGATAATGGCCAGTATGATAAAATTGCTGAAGTAGAATATGTTAGTGGATGTGCATTTCTCATTAAAAAAGAAGTGATTAATAGGATAGGATTACTTGACAAAAGATTTTTTTTATATTTTGAAGAAATAGATTGGACTCTTAGAGCTACTAAATTAGGATATAAAAATGTTTTCGTTCCAAAAGGGAAAATTTGGCATAAAATATCCAAATCTGGTGGAGGAATTAAAGAAAAGATTGGATTATATTACATTACAAGAAATAGATGGTTATTTATGAAAAGATGGTCAAAAAGATCTGATTTTCTATTTTTCATATTTTATCAGATATTGGGGGCGTTTTTAATTCCTATTTTTTTGAGTATTTATTATAAAAAACCTGAATTATTTATGGCTTATTATAGAGGATTATATTCTGGCATAGTTACTATTACTAATGATTTTTAA